The nucleotide sequence AGGAGTCGATGCCGGGGCCGGTGGCGATCGCCGCCCAGACCTGCTCCGGCGTCCCGGCCAGTTCGATTTCCCTGCACAGTTCGAACTCGTGTCCCACGGTGACGGTCTCCAATGCACTGGCTTGCGGAAACGGAGCGGGCGGGCGCGGGGCGGGGCGGGGCGGGGGCGGGGGCGGGGCGGACGGCTAACCGGGCTGACCGGTGCTCTCCCGGTCGGTCGGGACGTGCGGGTGCAGCGCGACCACCACCCGGTGCTCCCGGCCGCCGGGCGCGGACTCGTCGTGGTATCTGCTGACCAGCCTGGTGACCGTCGCCGCCAGCTCCTCGGCGAACGCGGCCCGGTCGGTCGCGGAGGCGAACCGGACCTGGGCGTCGATCGCGAACGTCGCCACCCGCCGGTCGGCCCGGTCGGCACCGGTGATCAGCGCGCCGACGTCCTGGACGAGTCGGGCCGCGACCGCCAGCAGCCACCGCGCCGACAGCCGGTCGGGCGACCTG is from Micromonospora sp. WMMD1102 and encodes:
- a CDS encoding helix-turn-helix domain-containing protein; translation: MFDITVIEDPAAAEASLDPIRARLLAELAEPASATMLAGRVGLARQKVNYHLRALEQHGLIELQEERRKGNVTERVMRATAASYVISPAALSAVRPNPGRSPDRLSARWLLAVAARLVQDVGALITGADRADRRVATFAIDAQVRFASATDRAAFAEELAATVTRLVSRYHDESAPGGREHRVVVALHPHVPTDRESTGQPG